Proteins from a genomic interval of Micromonospora sp. NBC_00389:
- a CDS encoding pyridoxamine 5'-phosphate oxidase family protein yields MTVEITSHEELRDLLGVPNARAVNKERTRLHERDRDWLAAAPFCLVATAGADGSCDVSPKGDPAGFALVLDDTTIALPERPGNKRADGYRNILDNPHVGLLFMIPGRTDTLRINGRARLVRDAPWFDDMVVKGHRPVLAVVVEIEQIFYHCAKAFLRSALWQPETWQPDLLPTRARLIKEVEAPTESLEDLERHYGPEYAKKIYV; encoded by the coding sequence GTGACGGTGGAGATCACCTCGCACGAGGAGCTGCGCGATCTGCTCGGCGTGCCGAACGCGCGGGCCGTGAACAAGGAGCGCACCCGCCTGCACGAGCGGGACCGCGACTGGCTCGCCGCCGCGCCGTTCTGCCTGGTGGCGACGGCCGGCGCGGACGGCAGCTGCGACGTCTCGCCCAAGGGCGACCCGGCCGGGTTCGCCCTGGTGCTGGACGACACGACCATCGCGCTGCCGGAGCGGCCGGGCAACAAGCGGGCCGACGGCTACCGCAACATCCTGGACAACCCGCACGTCGGGTTGCTCTTCATGATCCCGGGGCGGACCGACACGCTGCGGATCAACGGGCGGGCCCGGCTGGTACGGGACGCGCCGTGGTTCGACGACATGGTGGTCAAGGGACACCGGCCGGTGCTCGCGGTGGTGGTGGAGATCGAGCAGATCTTCTACCACTGCGCCAAGGCGTTCCTGCGGTCCGCGCTGTGGCAGCCGGAGACCTGGCAGCCAGACCTGTTGCCGACCCGAGCCCGCCTGATCAAGGAGGTCGAGGCGCCGACGGAGAGCCTGGAAGACCTGGAACGGCACTACGGCCCGGAGTACGCCAAGAAGATCTACGTCTGA